The following are encoded in a window of Alphaproteobacteria bacterium genomic DNA:
- a CDS encoding DUF3313 domain-containing protein — MKRLRIAALLLALPATVAFAQAEDHAPTALSSASRMSHDRGESWTYIRPGLDLGAFRNIMIEPVVVYSGPDSQFEDIDSADRRTYARIIDEALRRELAGARPIVRRAAAGTARLRVTLIGMEKTMGGVATATRATPLGMASSVVRSVTGRGGRLTGSMLIALEMFDGGGQLQAAIVRRREPDALDIPATLGTTETARAIARDFAKALRDRFQSGRTR; from the coding sequence ATGAAGCGCCTTCGAATCGCCGCCCTCTTGCTGGCGCTGCCCGCAACCGTCGCTTTTGCTCAAGCCGAGGATCATGCGCCCACTGCCCTCTCTTCCGCCTCGCGGATGAGCCACGATCGCGGCGAATCCTGGACCTACATCAGGCCGGGCCTGGATCTGGGCGCTTTCCGCAACATCATGATCGAGCCCGTCGTCGTTTACAGCGGGCCGGATTCGCAGTTCGAGGATATCGATTCCGCCGACCGCCGCACCTACGCCCGGATCATCGACGAGGCGCTGCGCCGCGAGCTTGCGGGCGCTCGGCCGATCGTCCGTCGCGCCGCCGCGGGAACGGCGCGTTTGCGGGTCACCCTGATCGGCATGGAAAAGACGATGGGCGGCGTCGCGACGGCGACCCGGGCCACGCCGCTCGGCATGGCTTCAAGCGTCGTACGCAGCGTCACGGGGCGCGGAGGCCGCCTCACCGGATCGATGCTGATCGCGCTCGAAATGTTCGACGGCGGCGGTCAGCTCCAGGCGGCGATCGTCAGGCGCCGCGAACCCGACGCGCTCGACATTCCGGCGACCCTGGGCACGACCGAGACGGCGCGGGCGATCGCGCGCGATTTCGCCAAGGCCCTCCGCGACCGCTTTCAGAGCGGCCGCACGCGCTGA